Genomic DNA from Channa argus isolate prfri chromosome 10, Channa argus male v1.0, whole genome shotgun sequence:
ACTGAGGTGCAAGTCAAAGGTGCAGACAAGAAGTTATGCCTCTACGCCAATCTAACGATCAGCTTCTCTGTTTCATATGAATTAGCCGTTGGTAAGGTGAGTCCTGCATTTAAACTTTATGGTAGGTATATTTAAAACAGCATAAACAATATGCCTATTAAGTTAATACAGTggaaatcagctccacctttatcACTACAACAGTGTGACTTTCAAATGACACTTGGGAAGCAAAGGTCATCTTAAAAAAGGGAAGTGACCCcagtcacaaaaaaacaactagatTCTTGCTATTCAGCATTTTAGTTCATGTGTTTTCTGCATATCCTGCAATTGTTCTTTATACTACCAATATTAAGGTCTATTTAAATGTAGTTACAGAAATATATGCTTTTAATTAATTCTCTCacctattatttttattgtactgAATCTTTTTTATTAGCTGTCTTAACTGACTGCTTAGGAGAGCTAGACATGAAGCATTTTTGACCTTTGGACATGTAGCTAAGATGTTTAACTTTCTTGtccaaaaaagaaatgtaagcttattaaaagctaaaaaaaaaataaacagttaataaacaattattaatagagaaacataaaaaaattgagAGACAATAGTGTATAATCTCTAATTTTGAAAActagtaatttaaaataaaggttacagttggggcaactgtggctcaataaaataactaaaggaatttctatttttgttgtttaagaaggcagaaatacaaaagtgttGCAGTGAAACATGAATACAGATCACAGGTCATCATAATACTAGAAAAAGGAGatgaacagcagaaaacaaacatgttcaGGCAACTGTACGACACATTCCACTTACCGAAACATAGAGCTTACTTGCCCTAGGCAAGCAGGCAAGaattaatgtcaagccctgtgTAAGAATATTGTTAATGCCATGTTCTCAGTGGTAATGTTGTGATAGTTGATGTTTCTGAGCTTTCAGTTTAAATCactattttttaaacataaattcaGCAATTAAAATACTAAACATCCACTTACAGATTTTtgcataaattaaaattatgcTGTCATATTTGTCCAaggtactaaaaccaaaagacttaaaaaaattaaataaatacaaaatatcccCCCCAATGAGGTCCGTCAATTCTGCAGTTTCACACCATAACTTAATTAATCTTGGTAACTCTCTTTCAGAACGTAACAATTAAGTTCCCACTTCCTGATAACGTCACAACGGATGGaagtaaatgtgaaaacacaagcTCAACACTGAAACTAAATTTTGGAGCAGGACACTCGTGGGCCGTCAACTTCACCAGTAATGGTAAAAAGTACCAGGCAGACTCCGTGATGTTTTCCTACAATCTCAGCGACTCCACAATCTTCCCTAACTCTGCATTAAACGGTAATTTTAACACCTCAATGTAAATACAAAAGCACTCAGAGCGATGCAGGTTTTGAGATGATGTTTCTTTGAATGTCTTTTAGACACCTTGTCTGTGACCACAAAGCCCCAGATTACAGATGTAGGCATGGATACCTGCTACTCATGCAAGAGTACAGATGAGATTCAGGCTGATTTAGTCAACATGACGTTGTGGAACGTACTCATACAGGCGTTTGTCATCAATGGCAGCAGGAGTGAAAACCGTAAGTACAGATGCTACAACACATCTCATCCTGACCGCAaaattcttgttttttatttattgtttttgctttctcttttcaCAGTAACGATCTGCAGCGCTGATGTACCTGTAACCACAGCTCCCACAACCACTCATGTCACAAATTCCACTTCCACTGCCCCTCCTCCAACCACCACCCCAACCACCACCCCAACTCCAACCCCAACCCTCCCTACACCCACCACTGGGCAATACAGCATCAAGCCTGATGATAACAGCACAGCCTGCCTATTGGCCAACTTTGGTCTGAGGATTGGTTTTAAGAAAGGAGAGGTACATACATAAACACTTAATACCTTTTTTCTGATGATCTTCCATAGCTCCTCCTCATttgatttcttctcctctctttgATGTAGCTGTATCAGGAGATGAACCTGGAGCCCAATAGAACCATAGCCTCTGGGTCATGTGGAGCCAACAGCAGTGAGCTGGTGTTAAAGTCAAAGGACATGATCATCATGTTCACCTTCACTAGTGTAAGTCCTTAACGCCATGTTGTTACTGTATATCCAGTTAATATGACAACATGTGGTGTTGTCTCAAATGggaatattttgtgttttgacattttggataGTGTGCTTAATTGCTTTTTGCAAAGAGTTAAAGTACACTTTGAAGAAATGTATCAAATGTTGCATGTAAAATACATTAGTGGTTCCTTGActagttttgttgttgtaaccAAACCAAAAAGCCTAGTGAGAGGGACTAAATTACTTGGTGGAaagttttagtttagtgtgtgtgtgtgtgtttgtgtgtgtatatgtatgtataactGGGGAAAATACCTTTGGTAAATACAGGAATAGTACCTCTCAATGGCAGAAACTCCCAACAAACCATTTATCTGTTATTTTTAGAGGTCGGAATGCTGTCATTTTGCATTCTGACGTTTcaacttttattgtgttttaaactATATggatacatttaattatttttatccaTGAATCTATATACAATggcccataatgacaaagtggaAACATGTCTTTTTAGAGCAACTTGTTTTGGGCAGTCATTTGTGCAGGTGACCTCTACTTTGTGGTATGGTGCATCCTGCCTGCTGTTCAACTTGATGAGACTTGACCATTGTCAAGCTGAGTTGATTGAAACTGGTTTAGAAaggaaataatgtaaatgtgtattagttttcacagtttacagtgcatgtcaagaaaaaaacatgttgaaagtTGCTGCTAGAGCAGACGTTGCAAAgtcaaatgtgtgaaaaataaatttagattcatattttctatttctaaactttttttcaaTAGGACACAAAGAAATTCAGCCTACATGCTCTTAACTTCACCGCAGTAGGTGAGTAAAAGAATCCCATCTATTCACGCCACACTGAGAAGCActgtagagttttttttttttctcccttttataCCTGCACGTTTGGGTTCAAGGTGTGCCATTTTCCGGGACAAACAACAACCTGAGTCTGTGGGAGGCAGAAGTCAACAGCTCCTACATGTGCAACAAGGAGCAGAACTATACAATCACCAGCCTACTCAGTCTCTACACTTTCAACCTACAAGTGCAGCCCTTTGGAGTCAAAAAGGGGCTTTTTAGTACAGGTAGGTTTCTCTATATTGACTCTTTATACAAACTGCATAGCTGACTGGCTCCTCATCAAACTGTctcattttgacatttacagGGAAATGGTTTTGTTCAAGCTCCTGATTGTAGAGAATGAAATTAGAAACAGGATTTTTGTCGCAAGGTTTACAATGGatttttattgttaatgtgAGGGTGAGATTTTATAACTGAACATACc
This window encodes:
- the lamp2 gene encoding lysosome-associated membrane glycoprotein 2 isoform X1; translated protein: MSRYAAFVLFLFVGLEFQLSHGTEVQVKGADKKLCLYANLTISFSVSYELAVGKNVTIKFPLPDNVTTDGSKCENTSSTLKLNFGAGHSWAVNFTSNGKKYQADSVMFSYNLSDSTIFPNSALNDTLSVTTKPQITDVGMDTCYSCKSTDEIQADLVNMTLWNVLIQAFVINGSRSENLTICSADVPVTTAPTTTHVTNSTSTAPPPTTTPTTTPTPTPTLPTPTTGQYSIKPDDNSTACLLANFGLRIGFKKGELYQEMNLEPNRTIASGSCGANSSELVLKSKDMIIMFTFTSDTKKFSLHALNFTAVGVPFSGTNNNLSLWEAEVNSSYMCNKEQNYTITSLLSLYTFNLQVQPFGVKKGLFSTAEDCQADAESFLVPIAVGVALLVLIFIVLLAYFIGRKRNMATGYESF
- the lamp2 gene encoding lysosome-associated membrane glycoprotein 2 isoform X3, translated to MSRYAAFVLFLFVGLEFQLSHGTEVQVKGADKKLCLYANLTISFSVSYELAVGKNVTIKFPLPDNVTTDGSKCENTSSTLKLNFGAGHSWAVNFTSNGKKYQADSVMFSYNLSDSTIFPNSALNDTLSVTTKPQITDVGMDTCYSCKSTDEIQADLVNMTLWNVLIQAFVINGSRSENLTICSADVPVTTAPTTTHVTNSTSTAPPPTTTPTTTPTPTPTLPTPTTGQYSIKPDDNSTACLLANFGLRIGFKKGELYQEMNLEPNRTIASGSCGANSSELVLKSKDMIIMFTFTSDTKKFSLHALNFTAVGVPFSGTNNNLSLWEAEVNSSYMCNKEQNYTITSLLSLYTFNLQVQPFGVKKGLFSTAHECSLDDISILIPIIVGAALAGLILVVVIAYVIGRRKTYVGYQTL
- the lamp2 gene encoding lysosome-associated membrane glycoprotein 2 isoform X2 — encoded protein: MSRYAAFVLFLFVGLEFQLSHGTEVQVKGADKKLCLYANLTISFSVSYELAVGKNVTIKFPLPDNVTTDGSKCENTSSTLKLNFGAGHSWAVNFTSNGKKYQADSVMFSYNLSDSTIFPNSALNDTLSVTTKPQITDVGMDTCYSCKSTDEIQADLVNMTLWNVLIQAFVINGSRSENLTICSADVPVTTAPTTTHVTNSTSTAPPPTTTPTTTPTPTPTLPTPTTGQYSIKPDDNSTACLLANFGLRIGFKKGELYQEMNLEPNRTIASGSCGANSSELVLKSKDMIIMFTFTSDTKKFSLHALNFTAVGVPFSGTNNNLSLWEAEVNSSYMCNKEQNYTITSLLSLYTFNLQVQPFGVKKGLFSTAEECFLDSDLSFLVPIAVGVALSLLIILVLISYLIGRRKSRTGYQSV